A window of Methanosarcinales archaeon contains these coding sequences:
- a CDS encoding replication factor A (Replication protein A protects and stabilize the intermediate ssDNA that is generated by the unwinding action of a DNA helicase at the replication fork. In addition, SSBs prevent the formation of secondary structures by single-stranded template DNA.) has product MEIYERVKDRISIEEFLAKVDETESFMGGLADKITAARLVIHNMGETDNQIKVNQVTPDISNVTVLGKIISCSDVRTFNREDGSTGNVANLTLADETGSIRIVLWDEASDLVKVGEIVFGDSIKVSGFVKEGRNGLEISVGRGGIIDKLAIGEEIDVRKEPYKIEEIKPGMSEIHLLGKILDISNIRTFQRKDGSNGNVRNMTIGDASGKIRITLWDDLVNKIDTFVLGDAIEIFGGYAKENTFNNQVEVNLGNNSSLRKSSKKVEFNEVITQITDIEINESYNIVGNVTGLDELKEFQKKDGSTGRVVNIHISDDSGRIRVSLWGEQTDILQEIDLGTKLQINDCYAKPGWNDEIELSVGERARIIISEK; this is encoded by the coding sequence ATGGAAATATATGAGAGAGTGAAAGACCGCATCAGCATTGAGGAGTTTCTGGCAAAAGTAGATGAAACTGAAAGCTTCATGGGAGGTCTGGCTGACAAAATCACTGCTGCCAGATTGGTAATTCACAATATGGGAGAAACAGATAACCAGATAAAGGTCAATCAGGTGACGCCCGATATATCAAACGTTACAGTGCTGGGAAAGATCATATCATGTTCTGATGTTCGGACATTTAACAGGGAGGATGGGTCTACGGGAAATGTTGCCAACCTTACTCTTGCAGATGAGACGGGTAGCATCAGGATAGTTCTATGGGATGAGGCATCAGACCTTGTAAAAGTCGGGGAAATAGTATTTGGGGATTCAATTAAGGTGTCAGGTTTTGTAAAAGAAGGACGAAATGGCCTTGAGATCAGTGTGGGCAGAGGGGGTATAATTGATAAACTAGCCATTGGTGAAGAGATAGATGTCAGGAAGGAACCGTATAAAATTGAAGAAATAAAACCTGGAATGAGTGAGATACATCTTTTGGGAAAGATCCTGGATATCTCAAACATCAGGACATTCCAGCGTAAGGATGGCTCAAACGGTAATGTCAGGAATATGACAATAGGTGATGCATCCGGTAAGATCAGGATCACATTGTGGGACGATCTGGTTAATAAAATTGATACGTTTGTGCTTGGAGATGCCATCGAAATATTTGGAGGTTATGCTAAGGAAAATACATTCAATAACCAGGTTGAGGTCAACCTTGGGAACAATAGTTCTCTTAGAAAAAGCAGTAAAAAGGTTGAATTCAATGAGGTAATCACTCAAATAACTGATATTGAAATTAATGAGTCATACAATATAGTAGGCAATGTTACCGGACTTGATGAATTAAAAGAATTCCAGAAAAAAGACGGGTCTACGGGTCGCGTGGTGAACATCCATATTTCTGATGACTCTGGCCGGATCAGAGTATCATTATGGGGAGAACAGACAGATATCTTACAGGAAATTGACCTGGGGACTAAATTACAAATCAATGACTGTTATGCAAAACCCGGATGGAATGACGAGATTGAATTAAGTGTTGGAGAACGTGCCAGAATAATAATATCAGAAAAATGA
- a CDS encoding protein-L-isoaspartate O-methyltransferase, with protein MDFEEERRRLIKSLRSRHPEISDHVLDAIEKVPRHLFVHENERRYAYLDHPLSIDHGQTISAPHMVGLMCNHLDLQSGQKVLEIGGGCGYHAAVIAELVGPEGHVFSIERIPELAEFARQNLLSLGYDNVTMIVEDGSQGLSDQAPFDRISVACSAPEIPDVLVEQLKTGGKMVIPVGGYFQELYLVIRTNGVIKKPKGGVIFVPLIGKYGFK; from the coding sequence CTGGATTTCGAAGAAGAAAGGAGAAGACTGATAAAAAGTCTCAGATCACGGCATCCAGAAATATCTGACCATGTGCTGGATGCCATAGAAAAAGTGCCCAGACACCTGTTCGTGCATGAAAATGAGCGTCGCTATGCTTATTTAGATCATCCCCTTTCCATAGATCACGGACAGACAATTTCGGCTCCCCATATGGTTGGCTTAATGTGTAACCATCTGGACCTCCAATCCGGACAAAAGGTTCTGGAAATTGGTGGAGGATGTGGTTATCATGCAGCGGTAATTGCCGAATTAGTTGGACCTGAAGGCCATGTGTTTTCAATCGAACGTATACCCGAACTGGCAGAATTTGCCCGACAAAATCTATTGTCATTGGGATATGATAATGTTACAATGATCGTGGAAGACGGCAGCCAGGGTCTCTCCGATCAGGCACCATTTGACAGGATATCTGTAGCATGTTCGGCACCAGAAATACCAGATGTTCTTGTGGAACAATTGAAAACAGGAGGCAAGATGGTCATACCTGTAGGGGGTTATTTTCAGGAATTATACCTGGTTATCAGAACCAATGGTGTTATTAAGAAGCCAAAAGGTGGAGTAATATTTGTACCGCTGATTGGAAAATATGGTTTCAAATAA
- a CDS encoding methanogenesis marker 9 domain-containing protein, with the protein MIDQFDLKIGYLTPKNPVCLAPMAGITDSRFAKQFTDHAGMVILGGYNLDDKTNDAAKREVQRGRSEFVTDSPFEFLSSELEAMKEDNHNCSVMVNVRAAGIDAYVDAARIAKKCNAGIEINAHCRQSEIMELGAGQSLLEHLETLSEIVQAVKSTGAVVSVKIRANVVDDLEAAEVIEEAGADIIHVDAMGLRGADANVIKKIRNNTSLFIIGNNSVVDISTAKSLFSRGADMVSVARAVLKEPNIIRFLADQITRYQMDTGWYNSPKHICGGGDLRALAFCCLPVKPCAVHSALKQIGMTAEEFARLKLDFVQGTPLEYGDSTCFGSMAWCCKITKSCFLRDGVLEVVGLSDVEFMQIKKRMSEEILARRKN; encoded by the coding sequence ATGATAGATCAATTCGATCTTAAGATCGGATATTTGACCCCCAAAAATCCTGTTTGTCTTGCCCCAATGGCAGGAATTACTGATAGCAGGTTTGCCAAACAATTCACTGACCATGCCGGAATGGTCATTCTTGGAGGGTACAACCTGGATGATAAGACCAATGATGCCGCAAAACGAGAAGTCCAGCGGGGCCGCAGTGAATTCGTAACCGACTCACCATTTGAATTCTTATCCTCTGAACTGGAAGCTATGAAAGAAGACAACCATAACTGCTCAGTTATGGTAAATGTCAGGGCAGCTGGTATCGATGCTTATGTCGATGCAGCAAGGATCGCTAAAAAATGCAATGCAGGTATTGAGATAAATGCCCACTGCCGCCAGTCCGAGATAATGGAACTTGGGGCGGGGCAGTCGCTGCTGGAACATCTTGAAACATTAAGTGAGATTGTTCAAGCCGTAAAAAGTACCGGGGCAGTAGTATCTGTAAAAATAAGGGCCAATGTAGTAGACGACCTGGAAGCAGCAGAGGTAATAGAAGAAGCAGGAGCAGATATAATTCATGTTGATGCCATGGGCCTAAGAGGTGCAGATGCAAATGTTATTAAAAAAATTCGGAATAATACATCATTGTTTATTATTGGTAATAATTCTGTGGTGGATATTTCCACTGCAAAGTCTTTATTCTCCAGGGGCGCGGACATGGTGTCAGTAGCCAGGGCAGTCCTGAAAGAGCCGAATATAATACGATTTTTAGCAGATCAGATAACACGTTATCAAATGGATACGGGTTGGTACAATTCACCAAAACACATTTGCGGCGGCGGGGATTTAAGAGCACTGGCTTTTTGCTGCTTACCTGTAAAACCATGTGCAGTTCACAGTGCGCTTAAACAGATCGGAATGACAGCCGAAGAATTTGCCAGGTTGAAACTGGACTTTGTACAGGGCACTCCTCTGGAATATGGAGACAGCACATGTTTTGGTAGTATGGCATGGTGTTGTAAGATTACAAAGTCCTGTTTCTTGCGAGATGGTGTACTTGAGGTTGTGGGCTTGTCTGATGTGGAGTTCATGCAGATAAAAAAGCGCATGTCAGAAGAGATATTAGCTCGCAGGAAGAACTAA
- a CDS encoding peptidylprolyl isomerase: MTIKDGDFIKVTYTGKLEDGKVFDTTNEELARVHGIFNQNGRYGGDVIIIGANQTIPGLEEDIKQHEAGYEGTVSVPPELGFGHRDPKKLRDIPTKKFKQTPQVGMQIQIDGSYGTVTKVMGRHVRIDFNSLMAGQTVTYDYKLLEVIEGTKNKAVGLGTLYTGHELDIEIEGTVASVNVPIEFNYSQSWIVSKGQMALEIIKYTDITEVRFIEVYTEEMLKMQSEEPIESGEE; this comes from the coding sequence ATGACAATCAAAGACGGAGATTTTATTAAGGTAACATATACTGGTAAATTGGAGGATGGCAAGGTTTTTGATACAACCAATGAAGAACTTGCCAGAGTTCATGGTATCTTCAACCAGAATGGAAGATACGGCGGAGACGTAATAATTATAGGTGCTAACCAGACAATACCGGGTCTTGAAGAAGATATAAAGCAACATGAAGCAGGGTATGAAGGAACGGTATCTGTTCCTCCGGAGTTGGGTTTTGGGCATCGGGATCCTAAAAAATTAAGAGACATTCCCACAAAAAAATTTAAGCAGACCCCCCAGGTTGGTATGCAGATCCAGATAGATGGAAGTTATGGCACAGTCACAAAGGTAATGGGTCGTCATGTAAGGATAGATTTCAACTCCCTTATGGCAGGTCAGACCGTTACCTATGATTATAAGCTATTAGAAGTTATCGAAGGTACAAAGAACAAAGCAGTAGGTCTTGGTACATTGTATACCGGCCATGAATTGGATATTGAGATAGAAGGTACAGTGGCCTCTGTTAATGTTCCTATCGAGTTTAATTATTCCCAGAGCTGGATAGTCTCAAAGGGCCAGATGGCGCTTGAAATAATAAAATATACTGATATAACAGAAGTCAGGTTCATAGAGGTATATACTGAAGAAATGCTAAAAATGCAATCTGAAGAACCAATTGAATCCGGAGAGGAGTGA